The following coding sequences lie in one Flagellimonas eckloniae genomic window:
- a CDS encoding ComEC/Rec2 family competence protein, producing the protein MIKLKFLPARFGDCIWIEYGDDTKRSRILIDGGTGGTRHEINELIAALPEDERDFELVVVTHIDQDHIEGVLRLLEESDTLNFKVRDFWFNGFDHLPKDEDEEDFGAVQGERLSIQIVKHEIPWNIDFLGKSIMAGDDELPTITLPGGMKLTLLSPAVGHLNELKKQWVKEVTEANMIPGSPLVSDSDEDEDDEEDFGGGSIPDIENLVLKDFHEDEAAGNGSSIAFLAEFDDKSMLFCGDAFPSQLFKALDLISPTSKINLDLMKVSHHASSHNTSPELLEKINCKKYVISTNGSRFKHPKQDTIARIIKKAGPGTQLFFNYKTKFNDVWDIQSLKDSHGYNTVYPNVGEEGLEINL; encoded by the coding sequence ATGATTAAGCTAAAATTTCTTCCTGCGCGTTTTGGTGATTGCATCTGGATTGAATACGGGGATGACACAAAAAGGAGTCGTATTCTAATAGATGGAGGTACTGGGGGCACAAGACATGAAATCAACGAGTTGATTGCAGCCTTACCTGAAGACGAAAGAGATTTCGAACTGGTTGTAGTGACCCACATTGACCAAGACCATATAGAAGGGGTTTTACGTTTATTAGAGGAATCGGACACCCTGAATTTTAAGGTTAGGGATTTCTGGTTTAACGGTTTTGACCATTTACCCAAAGATGAAGACGAGGAGGATTTCGGAGCAGTTCAGGGAGAACGTCTTAGCATACAAATAGTTAAACATGAAATTCCATGGAATATTGATTTTTTGGGAAAGTCCATTATGGCTGGTGATGATGAATTACCCACTATTACATTACCAGGTGGCATGAAGTTGACCTTGTTGTCTCCCGCAGTTGGTCATTTGAATGAACTTAAGAAGCAATGGGTCAAAGAAGTTACAGAAGCCAATATGATTCCGGGTTCGCCCCTGGTCTCAGATAGTGATGAAGACGAAGATGATGAAGAAGATTTTGGAGGGGGTTCCATTCCCGATATTGAAAATCTGGTTTTGAAGGATTTTCATGAAGATGAAGCGGCGGGTAATGGAAGTAGTATTGCATTTTTGGCCGAATTTGACGATAAATCTATGCTCTTTTGTGGGGATGCTTTCCCATCACAATTGTTTAAAGCCCTTGATTTAATATCTCCAACATCAAAAATAAACTTGGATTTAATGAAGGTTTCCCACCATGCGAGTTCACATAACACCAGTCCTGAACTATTGGAGAAAATAAATTGTAAAAAATATGTGATATCCACCAATGGATCAAGGTTTAAACATCCAAAACAAGATACCATTGCCAGAATTATAAAAAAGGCTGGACCAGGAACTCAATTATTCTTCAATTACAAGACCAAATTCAACGATGTGTGGGATATACAATCACTTAAAGATTCCCATGGGTATAATACGGTTTATCCTAATGTAGGGGAAGAAGGCTTAGAAATCAATTTATAG
- a CDS encoding N-acetylmuramoyl-L-alanine amidase, whose amino-acid sequence MNPQEYHFKLPKKQFDKTVKIPEVWYPGVKDYWEDCTSKRLFNPIFGIKGVIIHATAGHSSSGAVSVMRDGKASFHWLIPDEDEPEHGQIIWATAPETLAAWHVRNSVMHPEVNNGTNKTNHWSLGIELVNSQVNDPFSEWQVKMVADIVKYCWAKYPNIEDVVSHAKLDPSRRSDPGINFPWNQFKEMVLDEDMDDLVVFNEITENKINNVKLAPSLSISGELCC is encoded by the coding sequence ATGAATCCTCAAGAATATCATTTTAAATTACCCAAAAAACAATTTGATAAGACCGTAAAGATTCCTGAAGTCTGGTATCCTGGTGTTAAAGACTATTGGGAAGATTGTACATCCAAAAGACTATTCAACCCAATCTTTGGAATTAAGGGAGTGATAATCCACGCTACTGCAGGACATAGTTCATCAGGAGCAGTATCTGTAATGCGAGATGGAAAAGCTAGTTTCCATTGGTTGATTCCTGATGAGGACGAACCGGAACACGGGCAAATCATATGGGCAACTGCTCCAGAAACACTCGCTGCATGGCATGTACGAAATTCTGTTATGCATCCAGAAGTAAATAATGGAACTAACAAAACAAATCACTGGTCTCTTGGAATTGAACTAGTGAACTCCCAAGTAAATGACCCATTTTCAGAATGGCAGGTTAAAATGGTCGCTGATATTGTAAAATATTGTTGGGCGAAATATCCCAATATTGAGGACGTGGTCTCTCATGCAAAACTAGACCCCTCTAGAAGATCCGACCCTGGTATAAATTTTCCTTGGAATCAATTCAAGGAAATGGTCTTAGATGAAGACATGGATGACCTAGTTGTATTCAACGAAATAACAGAAAACAAAATCAACAATGTAAAACTAGCGCCAAGCCTTTCCATAAGTGGGGAATTGTGTTGCTAG
- a CDS encoding FAD-binding protein produces the protein MLPEGITQLPIQQWTNKHENFTHNLVQDASFKLRNPPGQNHKERYRKSTENFQWLMQHALNNNIKLRAMGSGWSFTKVGVTEGGLIDTASLNFSFPLTQKYVHANYAHGPEDLYFVQCGTIIYEINNRLDAKNPPRSIKASGASNGQTVAGALSTGTHGAAFNVGAIPDFVAGLHLVTGPNTHIWLERASYPVASQEFVDWLGADLIQDDDLFNAALVSFGSFGFIHGVMIETEPQFLLTEHRVGNIPYDDTLKQAMKTLDFSGLQLPGTGQNGDMYHFEVLFNIHDFEANNPAKGAFLKYMFKKPVVPHPPILRDDNFTYGDDLLGIISTVLDKLPGSGLLIPAMVNAMFNLAFQPQAPVQGTVKEIFNYTKFRGKVASAAVGIAIEDSPKAVELIVEVNKQKPFPGGLSLRYVKGTQATLGFTKFANTCVLEMDGVDGNKAREFYEAVWNKFEQEGVPYTLHWGKINFNLNENRVKNMYGPINVQSWIDARNQLLTPLVMKVFNNKFIERCGLDKVNGPIV, from the coding sequence ATGTTACCGGAAGGAATAACGCAACTGCCCATTCAGCAATGGACCAACAAACATGAAAATTTCACCCATAACCTCGTACAGGATGCTTCTTTCAAACTAAGAAATCCCCCGGGGCAAAATCATAAAGAGCGCTACAGAAAGAGTACGGAAAACTTTCAGTGGTTAATGCAACATGCCCTGAACAACAATATTAAACTGCGTGCCATGGGCAGCGGTTGGTCTTTTACCAAAGTAGGGGTTACCGAAGGTGGACTTATTGATACGGCTTCCTTGAATTTCTCGTTCCCCCTGACCCAAAAGTATGTACATGCCAATTATGCCCATGGGCCTGAAGACCTATATTTTGTACAATGCGGCACCATCATCTATGAAATCAATAACCGTTTGGATGCCAAAAATCCACCCAGGTCCATCAAAGCGTCCGGAGCGAGCAATGGTCAAACGGTTGCCGGAGCGCTCTCAACGGGTACCCATGGTGCCGCGTTTAATGTAGGCGCCATTCCCGATTTTGTTGCGGGTTTACACCTCGTGACGGGTCCCAATACCCATATTTGGCTGGAACGGGCTTCCTATCCGGTTGCTTCACAGGAATTTGTGGATTGGCTGGGCGCTGATCTAATACAGGACGATGACCTTTTCAATGCGGCCCTGGTTTCTTTTGGAAGTTTTGGGTTTATCCATGGGGTCATGATAGAGACCGAGCCCCAATTTTTGCTTACGGAACATCGGGTGGGCAATATCCCATATGACGATACCTTGAAGCAAGCTATGAAGACCCTGGATTTTTCCGGCCTTCAGTTACCAGGAACCGGACAAAATGGGGATATGTACCATTTTGAAGTGTTGTTCAACATTCATGATTTTGAGGCCAACAATCCTGCAAAGGGAGCTTTTTTAAAGTATATGTTCAAAAAACCTGTGGTGCCCCATCCTCCAATTCTACGAGATGACAATTTCACCTATGGTGATGATCTTTTAGGAATAATTTCAACAGTTCTGGACAAATTGCCTGGCTCTGGGCTTTTAATACCTGCAATGGTAAATGCCATGTTCAATCTCGCTTTTCAACCTCAGGCCCCTGTTCAAGGGACGGTAAAAGAAATTTTCAACTATACCAAATTCAGGGGTAAGGTGGCTAGTGCTGCGGTTGGAATCGCTATTGAAGATTCGCCAAAGGCGGTTGAGCTTATTGTTGAAGTGAATAAGCAAAAACCATTTCCTGGTGGCTTATCCCTGCGTTATGTAAAGGGAACACAAGCTACTTTAGGGTTCACCAAATTTGCAAATACCTGTGTTTTGGAAATGGATGGTGTGGATGGTAACAAGGCCCGCGAATTTTACGAAGCCGTTTGGAACAAATTTGAACAGGAAGGGGTTCCTTACACCCTGCATTGGGGGAAAATTAATTTCAATCTTAACGAAAACCGTGTCAAGAACATGTATGGTCCGATTAATGTACAGTCTTGGATAGATGCACGAAACCAATTGCTTACACCTCTCGTAATGAAGGTTTTCAATAATAAGTTCATTGAACGTTGTGGATTGGACAAAGTTAATGGTCCAATAGTGTAG
- a CDS encoding PadR family transcriptional regulator yields the protein MSYYGITIQQLKILSLIETDEKYGYQILKELDDQILLGSLYNSLKSLERKGFVKSRWGDEINQAGRRKYYRITAEGQNCFDTLKGEMLTNFGLTSI from the coding sequence ATGAGCTATTACGGGATTACAATTCAGCAATTAAAGATTTTATCATTAATTGAGACGGATGAGAAGTATGGTTATCAAATTCTTAAAGAATTGGATGATCAAATTTTGCTAGGCAGCTTGTACAATAGTTTGAAATCCTTGGAGCGAAAAGGATTTGTCAAATCAAGATGGGGAGATGAAATTAATCAGGCGGGAAGAAGAAAGTATTACCGTATTACTGCAGAAGGGCAAAATTGCTTTGATACACTCAAAGGTGAAATGTTAACCAATTTTGGATTAACCTCAATATAA
- a CDS encoding M4 family metallopeptidase, with translation MKTLENHDHHHCSIHCIMPPHMLESIKMRGTDKQKKEAMGLEKLAHEIRERRNELIPSGGFQVADEVFGIAPLNPNREVYDGESKVGLPGKLARKEGDGPTGDREVDEAFDGAGDTFRLFADIYGRDSLDGNGMKLISTVHHRNNYDNAFWNGSQMAYGDGNFFEPLTRSLTVIGHELSHGVVQFSGGLIYRNQSGALNEHFADVMGCLTEQHKKDQEASDADWLVGAEIIGPGINGDALRSMKTPGLAYNDPLLGKDPQPYHMDHYVNTSQDNGGVHINSGIPNHAFYLYAVMLGGKSWEQAGHVWYDALQNINNPHATFVDWADETLNQAFVRFGNGSREFLLLRRAWKLVGIY, from the coding sequence ATGAAAACACTTGAAAATCACGATCATCACCATTGTTCAATCCATTGTATTATGCCTCCGCATATGTTGGAGTCCATTAAAATGAGGGGAACGGACAAGCAGAAGAAAGAAGCAATGGGTCTCGAAAAATTGGCTCATGAAATTAGGGAAAGACGAAATGAATTGATTCCTTCTGGGGGCTTTCAGGTTGCGGATGAGGTATTCGGCATAGCTCCTTTAAATCCTAACAGGGAAGTCTACGATGGTGAAAGTAAAGTAGGTCTCCCTGGTAAATTGGCTAGAAAAGAAGGAGACGGTCCTACTGGAGATCGAGAGGTGGACGAGGCTTTTGATGGAGCTGGCGACACTTTTAGGCTTTTTGCTGATATCTATGGACGCGATTCCTTGGACGGAAACGGAATGAAATTAATATCAACGGTCCATCACCGCAACAATTACGACAATGCGTTTTGGAATGGGTCACAAATGGCATACGGTGATGGCAACTTTTTTGAACCGTTGACTCGATCTCTTACCGTAATTGGGCATGAGCTGAGCCATGGAGTTGTGCAATTCTCTGGTGGACTGATTTATAGAAATCAATCGGGTGCCCTAAATGAGCATTTTGCCGATGTAATGGGCTGCCTTACTGAGCAGCACAAGAAGGATCAGGAGGCATCTGATGCAGATTGGCTGGTGGGAGCAGAGATTATTGGTCCTGGAATCAATGGAGATGCTTTACGTTCTATGAAGACCCCAGGGTTGGCATATAATGATCCTTTGCTTGGTAAAGACCCACAACCGTACCATATGGATCATTATGTGAATACTTCTCAGGACAACGGGGGTGTTCATATAAATTCTGGTATCCCTAACCACGCCTTTTATTTATATGCGGTAATGTTAGGAGGCAAATCTTGGGAGCAAGCAGGACATGTTTGGTATGATGCCCTACAAAATATCAACAATCCGCATGCTACTTTTGTAGATTGGGCTGATGAAACTCTCAATCAGGCATTTGTAAGATTTGGCAATGGAAGCAGGGAATTTTTACTTTTGCGTAGAGCTTGGAAGCTTGTGGGTATTTATTAG